From the genome of Pseudobacteriovorax antillogorgiicola, one region includes:
- a CDS encoding MFS transporter: protein MLHRLPRHYLVMMALAFLSTVTSFIFPLTAPIIMTMTKSSPTEVTLALGILGLIVGLSQPYFGSFLEKGRILAPFLLSVSGVACGLMVFVFQSSSLIMVLAGLLALNIGYGVYQTTSSIIGLGLIPSSLRETGASYFFLVVNLGLAISAVLAALFLTRWRDIMFILDLCTTLLAVFGVYFITLRKRHAITIRRTSNHTSYRLVFQTIYHHAPLMIGITLLFAGTHLAIMILPLYFEFKGLDTMRLTAYQMLLNTMIVALGTLVVGHWVDYLGRPRSACLSGLLIGSAFILIPYVEFRVIFFVYACLFSLGEVIAVRLGSAVFFDIFPEDRKGLASGTSMMIHSIARTMSPLLGLSLFHLPVATASYLLGVTFILGGTLLGYWYWSYSSEITLTSHMEHAS from the coding sequence TTGCTTCATCGCCTGCCACGACACTATCTTGTGATGATGGCACTCGCATTCTTATCAACTGTGACATCATTTATTTTCCCTTTGACAGCTCCGATCATCATGACAATGACAAAATCAAGCCCGACTGAGGTCACTCTCGCACTCGGGATTCTTGGGCTTATCGTAGGGCTTTCTCAGCCCTACTTTGGGAGCTTTCTGGAAAAGGGCCGAATCCTTGCTCCCTTTCTCCTTTCTGTTAGTGGCGTAGCTTGTGGCTTGATGGTATTTGTCTTTCAAAGTTCTTCACTGATCATGGTTCTCGCCGGGCTCTTAGCCTTAAATATCGGGTATGGTGTTTACCAGACTACAAGCTCAATCATCGGTTTAGGGCTCATTCCCAGCTCCCTGCGAGAAACGGGTGCCAGCTACTTCTTTTTAGTAGTCAATCTTGGTCTCGCAATTTCTGCAGTTCTTGCAGCACTTTTCTTAACGCGATGGCGAGACATCATGTTCATCCTAGATCTATGCACGACTCTTTTAGCAGTATTCGGAGTCTATTTTATAACACTTCGTAAACGTCATGCTATCACAATACGCCGAACTTCAAATCACACTAGCTATAGACTAGTATTCCAAACCATCTATCACCATGCTCCTCTTATGATTGGCATTACGCTACTCTTCGCTGGTACCCATCTCGCAATTATGATCCTACCTTTATATTTTGAGTTTAAGGGTCTCGACACCATGAGATTGACGGCATATCAGATGCTTCTCAATACCATGATTGTAGCCCTAGGAACATTGGTTGTCGGGCATTGGGTTGACTACCTAGGACGTCCACGTTCTGCTTGCCTTTCGGGACTTTTAATTGGCAGCGCATTTATCTTAATTCCATATGTTGAGTTCAGAGTTATCTTCTTCGTCTACGCGTGCTTGTTTTCCCTTGGTGAAGTCATTGCCGTCCGCTTAGGTTCAGCCGTATTCTTCGACATCTTTCCAGAAGATCGTAAAGGCCTTGCATCGGGCACGAGTATGATGATCCATAGCATTGCTCGCACGATGTCGCCATTACTGGGCTTGAGCCTATTTCATTTGCCAGTCGCCACAGCTTCATATTTGCTAGGGGTGACTTTCATCCTTGGTGGAACCCTGCTTGGGTACTGGTATTGGAGCTATAGCTCAGAAATAACCCTAACCTCACACATGGAACATGCATCTTAA
- a CDS encoding DUF1592 domain-containing protein, with the protein MVRKSLILSLPILLSQVACTQLGFELNRKENKPTQTEEQQFPPATVSEETIAEMDQKLIDRVNIDPKCEEQASSSPSIRTLTREEYLTTVTSRLSIDLAEVDIASELPLNSIEKGFRNIAELNQISRGRLEQYLDASELVAEQFILQSPNVFNCGQAPGNCVDQWLKSELTVIWRQAIAAEDYEELIAFFEENGSNEAAFKLLVQRVIMSPNFLTIRELGSGGQLSSYELLSSLAFSMWGQGPDKELIQEAANTAFDTREKVEAKVRQMMKDDRFDIGLKRFLEAWLETDRIHRTNNSEETFPGFTNNLKGKLEEDVFLVFRYLIDNDMDTFENIVKVDFTFTSSEVAQIYGLNRHESGVQFRNSDMYALQDSAKGLMSLPGIVSGLSTNNNSNIPMRGNFVLSKVLCTELPEPSAEILEQSAGLLPDMNLSARDSLQKQTEIPACYGCHESINGIGFGLENLSPIGKVRSMDDHQKPVNAISNYVQTNRETIEFNGAQGMNDLLSISERAQQCMATQIFRFSYGRFESTEDKCTIAKSRILAWDQGTKFSDILVNLYTSPLFMQRK; encoded by the coding sequence ATGGTTCGAAAGTCACTCATACTCTCGCTACCCATCCTGCTTAGTCAGGTGGCTTGTACCCAACTTGGGTTCGAGCTTAACCGCAAGGAAAATAAACCAACACAAACGGAGGAACAGCAGTTTCCCCCGGCGACCGTCTCTGAAGAGACTATAGCCGAAATGGATCAGAAGCTCATAGACCGTGTAAATATCGACCCCAAGTGTGAAGAGCAAGCATCATCAAGTCCATCGATACGAACTCTGACCCGCGAAGAATACCTAACAACAGTAACTTCACGTCTATCGATCGATTTAGCTGAAGTTGATATCGCCAGTGAGTTACCTCTCAACTCAATTGAAAAAGGCTTTCGCAACATCGCTGAATTGAATCAGATCTCACGAGGCCGCTTAGAGCAGTATCTCGATGCTTCGGAACTAGTGGCTGAGCAGTTTATATTGCAGAGCCCTAATGTTTTTAACTGTGGCCAGGCCCCTGGAAACTGTGTCGATCAATGGCTAAAGAGTGAGCTTACTGTGATTTGGCGTCAAGCTATCGCAGCTGAGGATTACGAAGAATTAATCGCCTTCTTCGAGGAGAACGGTAGCAATGAGGCAGCCTTCAAACTGCTAGTTCAACGAGTCATCATGTCTCCTAACTTTCTGACAATTCGCGAGCTAGGATCCGGGGGACAGTTAAGCAGCTATGAACTATTATCGAGCCTTGCTTTTAGTATGTGGGGCCAGGGTCCGGACAAAGAGCTAATCCAAGAGGCTGCTAATACAGCATTTGATACTAGAGAGAAGGTTGAAGCTAAAGTTCGACAGATGATGAAAGATGACCGATTCGATATTGGACTTAAGCGATTCCTGGAGGCATGGCTAGAGACCGATCGCATCCATCGCACTAATAATTCTGAAGAGACCTTCCCCGGTTTTACCAATAACTTAAAAGGTAAGCTCGAAGAAGACGTATTCCTAGTGTTCCGATATCTAATCGATAATGACATGGACACATTTGAAAACATTGTCAAAGTCGACTTTACTTTTACATCCTCTGAAGTGGCCCAAATCTATGGCCTTAACCGCCATGAAAGTGGAGTTCAGTTTCGCAACTCAGATATGTACGCCCTACAGGACTCGGCTAAAGGCCTGATGAGCTTACCTGGCATCGTTTCAGGACTGAGCACTAATAATAATTCGAATATTCCAATGCGTGGCAACTTTGTCCTTAGTAAGGTTCTTTGTACAGAACTACCTGAACCGAGCGCTGAAATTTTGGAGCAAAGTGCTGGCCTGCTACCAGACATGAATCTCAGTGCCCGAGACAGCTTGCAAAAGCAAACGGAAATTCCCGCCTGCTACGGTTGCCACGAGTCAATCAACGGCATAGGCTTTGGCCTTGAGAATCTTTCTCCTATCGGCAAAGTTCGATCCATGGACGACCATCAAAAACCAGTCAATGCAATCTCAAACTACGTTCAGACCAATCGTGAAACCATAGAGTTTAATGGTGCTCAAGGCATGAATGACTTATTGAGTATCTCGGAACGAGCCCAGCAGTGCATGGCAACTCAAATCTTCCGTTTTTCTTACGGTCGCTTTGAGTCCACTGAAGACAAGTGCACGATCGCTAAGTCTCGCATCCTCGCTTGGGATCAGGGAACCAAGTTTTCCGACATACTTGTGAATCTCTACACTTCACCACTTTTCATGCAACGAAAATAG
- a CDS encoding DUF1552 domain-containing protein — MTRKVTRRQFAQYLRNGAIAAAFSKTIISEQALGAVPGKNLVIFSHPNGHKSWGLTQAAVNGTGMASRALLSEGMFYNTNGISHGGAANILRFNANQGGSFDIDLDQAMGIKTLRLAIDFNPNQNQDNMCRDANGQLGRIVDNPQKAFDDLFSDAAVITDPGMRQDIYAGKKSIIDHCLEDVRKIKSGLGSLGSLFDENLQALIELQEQILTLQSEAAEAATQEPPATQCANPQIQIPNGPSPQNYNAYFDVMSEIIYQGIVCNRTQVAVLQMSNAQSDMVFNFPGSPVNSNAGFHGGLVHGTNRGNDYQQIVSWYIGKVAGFANRLAMTTGDVLKDSAVVHLSEMGIADHSTRDIPFIVYGELGGAIQTGRRIQGNSSTSSFLKTVTDDMFGPVVGQGVTPMRGLA; from the coding sequence ATGACTAGGAAAGTAACTAGGCGACAGTTCGCACAATATCTTCGAAACGGCGCGATCGCCGCTGCCTTCAGTAAAACGATTATTTCAGAACAAGCATTAGGTGCTGTACCGGGTAAAAACCTTGTGATTTTCAGCCACCCCAATGGCCATAAATCATGGGGCCTCACCCAGGCTGCAGTCAACGGCACAGGAATGGCTAGTCGCGCTCTTTTATCAGAAGGAATGTTCTACAATACAAATGGTATCTCTCATGGTGGAGCGGCGAACATCTTGCGTTTTAACGCTAACCAAGGTGGGTCCTTTGACATCGATCTCGATCAAGCTATGGGTATCAAAACCCTTCGTTTAGCTATCGACTTCAATCCTAACCAGAACCAGGACAACATGTGCCGAGACGCTAATGGTCAGTTGGGTAGAATTGTCGACAATCCCCAAAAAGCATTTGACGATCTATTCTCGGACGCTGCCGTGATTACAGATCCTGGAATGAGACAGGATATATATGCAGGAAAAAAATCGATCATCGATCACTGTCTCGAAGATGTCAGAAAAATAAAGTCTGGCCTTGGTAGCCTGGGCAGTCTATTCGATGAGAACTTACAGGCTCTAATTGAGCTTCAAGAGCAAATACTCACTCTGCAAAGTGAAGCAGCAGAGGCCGCGACTCAAGAACCACCCGCCACCCAGTGCGCGAACCCACAGATTCAGATTCCCAATGGGCCTTCCCCTCAAAACTACAATGCCTACTTTGATGTGATGTCAGAGATCATCTACCAGGGTATCGTTTGTAATCGCACCCAAGTCGCAGTATTGCAAATGTCAAATGCCCAATCGGATATGGTATTCAACTTCCCTGGCAGCCCTGTAAACAGCAATGCTGGGTTTCACGGTGGCCTGGTTCACGGTACAAACCGTGGTAACGATTATCAGCAGATTGTCTCCTGGTACATAGGAAAAGTTGCTGGGTTCGCCAACCGACTCGCCATGACAACCGGTGACGTCCTTAAGGATTCGGCTGTGGTTCACTTAAGTGAAATGGGCATCGCTGACCACTCCACCCGCGATATCCCTTTCATTGTCTATGGAGAGTTAGGTGGCGCAATCCAAACCGGTCGCAGAATACAAGGCAACAGCTCTACCAGTAGCTTCTTAAAAACAGTCACCGACGATATGTTTGGCCCTGTGGTGGGTCAGGGAGTGACTCCCATGAGAGGTCTTGCATAA
- a CDS encoding FG-GAP repeat protein, which translates to MRIINIMVLTVCIIAASCSGSHFAGQNSNRTGPDDSFQQENGSIIPPVADVSDTADDGSSEVISPELPPKEIIKANNPAREGDLLGYSVDISGKWLISGAWGDDDDDVDAGAAYFYRWEARGDTETWVMKQKVTPASCGATQSEESHFGKMVAISSNFAVVGAPQDFDDSSDVNDDFMGNIGSSLIETSIQGIGLKGGIFVFKMNSAGVWNCFQEAIIPAGLANNDVFGISVDIFADPNLDPNSGLPINGIDIIVGAKGDDEGVGRVYLFHSDSVNAFSASGEITAPLGDQQADAFFGESVAVHGNLAIVGAPLYDETDGASLATQVGAAYVYQRDIAGVWSLKSKLAPNTVTADLHFGKSVDIQGGDNSVAVVGAYKSDESGADAGAAFVFRLANGVWAADVIAPPSDLAAKDHFGFAVAISGNTIMVGAPGDDHADQATMTDVGSAYFYRYENGIWTMSYKMGKPSDLELGSQYSFSLAIDGLNAAIGIPFEDDSDGMNKGAITFINMASPVAQ; encoded by the coding sequence ATGCGAATAATTAATATCATGGTTTTGACCGTATGTATCATAGCAGCATCTTGTTCGGGATCTCATTTTGCTGGGCAGAACTCAAATCGAACAGGGCCTGATGATTCCTTTCAGCAAGAAAATGGCAGTATCATTCCACCCGTTGCAGATGTGTCGGACACTGCTGACGATGGAAGCAGTGAGGTTATAAGCCCGGAGTTACCACCAAAGGAAATTATTAAGGCTAACAATCCAGCCCGAGAAGGCGACTTGCTTGGTTACAGCGTGGATATTTCCGGGAAATGGTTGATCTCAGGAGCCTGGGGAGATGATGACGATGATGTTGATGCTGGGGCAGCCTATTTCTATCGATGGGAGGCACGCGGTGATACTGAGACTTGGGTGATGAAGCAAAAGGTAACTCCAGCAAGCTGTGGGGCAACCCAATCTGAAGAATCCCACTTTGGCAAAATGGTTGCCATATCCTCAAACTTTGCCGTTGTGGGAGCGCCACAGGATTTCGATGACTCCTCCGATGTCAACGACGATTTCATGGGCAATATAGGCTCCTCGCTCATTGAAACATCCATCCAGGGCATCGGGTTAAAGGGAGGTATCTTCGTTTTTAAAATGAATAGCGCTGGAGTTTGGAATTGCTTTCAAGAAGCTATAATCCCAGCAGGTTTAGCCAACAACGATGTCTTCGGCATCAGTGTCGATATTTTTGCCGACCCAAACCTTGATCCAAACTCCGGCCTTCCGATCAACGGGATCGATATAATTGTGGGAGCCAAGGGCGATGATGAGGGAGTGGGGCGAGTCTACCTATTTCATTCCGATAGCGTGAATGCTTTTTCAGCTTCCGGAGAAATTACAGCTCCACTAGGGGATCAGCAGGCCGATGCTTTCTTTGGCGAAAGCGTCGCGGTCCATGGCAACCTTGCCATTGTAGGAGCTCCTCTTTATGACGAGACAGATGGGGCAAGTCTAGCGACTCAAGTCGGTGCCGCTTATGTGTATCAGCGCGATATTGCGGGGGTTTGGTCGCTAAAGAGCAAACTTGCACCCAATACCGTTACGGCAGATCTGCATTTTGGAAAAAGTGTTGATATTCAGGGCGGAGATAACAGTGTTGCGGTTGTGGGAGCTTATAAGAGCGATGAGTCAGGAGCTGATGCAGGAGCAGCCTTTGTGTTTCGCCTAGCAAATGGAGTATGGGCGGCTGATGTTATCGCTCCACCTTCGGATTTAGCTGCAAAGGATCATTTCGGGTTTGCTGTGGCCATCTCTGGAAATACAATAATGGTAGGAGCGCCAGGTGATGATCACGCAGATCAAGCTACGATGACAGATGTGGGAAGTGCCTACTTCTATCGCTATGAAAACGGAATTTGGACAATGAGTTATAAGATGGGGAAGCCAAGTGACCTTGAATTAGGCTCTCAGTATAGCTTTAGCTTAGCCATCGATGGGCTCAATGCTGCTATAGGAATTCCTTTTGAAGACGATTCTGATGGGATGAATAAGGGCGCCATTACATTTATCAATATGGCTTCGCCAGTGGCACAGTGA
- the ppk2 gene encoding polyphosphate kinase 2: protein MIVDDNVQLLEKLYEIATGDLHIVSRKYNIPVSIIERVRQTPGSKMVGSNYPYQGKMRRAVYEERKRLLQIELVKLQRWVKKTGHRIAIVFEGRDAAGKGGTIKRFTEHLNPRGARVVALEKPTDRERGEWYFQRYIQHLPTHGEIVFFDRSWYNRAGVEKVMGFCTPEEYLQFVEQVSSFEKMLVESDITVVKFWFSVSREEQLRRFIRRMTDPLKQWKLSPMDVASLGLWREYTEAKESMFHYTDKDFSPWIVVRSDDKKRARLNAMRYVLSQFQYDNKDASVIRPIDHSILGRAESLYEDDELHHRDLFKSSMASQAVASSQPEH, encoded by the coding sequence ATGATAGTCGACGATAATGTTCAACTACTTGAAAAGCTTTATGAAATTGCAACGGGAGACCTACACATCGTCTCTCGCAAGTACAACATACCAGTAAGCATTATCGAAAGGGTCAGGCAAACCCCAGGCAGCAAAATGGTCGGTAGCAATTATCCATATCAAGGGAAAATGCGCCGAGCTGTCTACGAAGAACGCAAGCGTTTGCTCCAGATTGAGCTAGTCAAGCTGCAACGATGGGTTAAAAAGACAGGTCATAGAATCGCGATCGTATTTGAGGGTCGAGATGCAGCAGGCAAAGGTGGCACTATCAAACGGTTTACAGAGCACCTCAATCCCCGTGGGGCACGAGTCGTGGCTCTGGAGAAGCCGACCGATCGGGAGCGAGGGGAGTGGTACTTTCAGCGCTACATACAACATCTCCCGACTCATGGTGAGATCGTGTTCTTCGATCGCTCCTGGTACAACCGAGCGGGCGTTGAGAAGGTGATGGGGTTCTGTACACCCGAAGAATATCTCCAGTTTGTTGAGCAGGTTTCGTCCTTTGAAAAGATGTTGGTTGAGAGTGATATTACAGTCGTCAAGTTCTGGTTCTCTGTGAGCCGCGAAGAGCAGTTGAGACGCTTTATTCGGCGCATGACTGATCCCCTGAAACAGTGGAAATTAAGCCCCATGGATGTGGCCTCACTCGGTCTTTGGCGAGAGTACACTGAGGCTAAGGAAAGCATGTTTCACTATACCGACAAAGACTTTTCCCCTTGGATCGTGGTTCGCTCTGATGATAAGAAACGAGCCAGACTCAATGCGATGCGCTATGTTTTGAGTCAGTTTCAATATGACAATAAAGATGCTTCTGTAATTCGGCCAATCGATCACTCCATCTTGGGTCGTGCGGAAAGTCTCTACGAAGACGACGAGCTTCACCATCGAGATCTCTTTAAGTCCTCCATGGCGAGCCAGGCCGTAGCTAGCTCTCAGCCAGAGCATTAA
- a CDS encoding endonuclease/exonuclease/phosphatase family protein, with translation MKCTQLLNKAWSMGLHLKVTFLFLGFTSSLGLAQDSIYESLRFMTFNIRTELAQDPGEREWAVRRGEVAHGIRFQAPDVLGLQETTPEQLEYIHQELGDSWQVSPLGQILFHRDKFVFIESGRIDLIADRWGDRYSEWIELERVASGKRFIVLNNHWGVDSLAQQGSAEIMVKRFRFVSQDQQRPTILMGDLNVQPGSRPLNTLLENTPLKNFFWGATFNAWGGVPAIQLDYIMGFKVTSDSCYIDGYQEGAEAPSDHRAIVCNLRLE, from the coding sequence ATGAAATGCACACAACTGCTCAATAAGGCCTGGAGCATGGGACTACATTTGAAAGTCACGTTTTTATTCCTTGGTTTCACCTCGTCACTTGGATTAGCGCAAGACTCGATCTATGAAAGCTTACGGTTCATGACCTTTAATATACGAACTGAGTTGGCTCAAGACCCAGGAGAGCGAGAGTGGGCTGTCCGGCGAGGAGAGGTTGCTCATGGGATTCGTTTTCAGGCCCCTGATGTTTTGGGTTTGCAAGAGACCACTCCCGAGCAATTGGAATACATTCATCAAGAGTTAGGTGATTCTTGGCAAGTGTCTCCTCTGGGGCAGATCTTGTTTCACCGTGATAAGTTCGTGTTTATCGAATCAGGACGAATTGATCTGATAGCCGATCGATGGGGGGATCGCTATTCTGAATGGATTGAATTGGAGCGTGTGGCTTCTGGCAAACGCTTTATCGTACTAAATAACCATTGGGGTGTGGATTCTCTGGCCCAACAAGGATCGGCTGAGATCATGGTCAAACGATTCAGGTTTGTGAGTCAAGACCAGCAAAGACCGACAATCCTTATGGGAGATCTGAACGTGCAACCAGGTAGCCGACCTCTCAATACCTTGCTGGAGAATACTCCCCTTAAAAACTTTTTCTGGGGAGCGACGTTCAATGCCTGGGGTGGGGTTCCTGCAATTCAGTTAGATTATATCATGGGTTTCAAAGTGACCTCAGATTCATGCTATATTGACGGCTATCAGGAGGGGGCCGAAGCACCTTCTGACCACCGAGCTATTGTTTGTAATCTACGATTGGAATAG
- a CDS encoding DM9 repeat-containing protein codes for MKKLTWLWLVGFQWMIGCNSNDLVDAIQTKTPAQQDSAESLVGDDDDESIAYPVNISGAYLYCQIEQEADEVSNGLVGCALQDIESNRKINYGEKESLFSWDVKVNDSRISIETTRQVSNARWHVRHTVVGNDVNVVNNSLRSMIFTVQVPGQQEIETNVNEANDNIELGSIMFTPQPFLHWQENSGAPMPTNALTAGTEQGRQVELAICRSYHSDGIFPGKLRTHYVDNNYSVCFTAVNGVSHQSIDDSLQVAHKHEVLVVDAGDNFQWVAVNNGVIPEQAVVTGRLADGAALYSCRDLEGGQPSDPTRPANDPNGEYTPGYVSVDGGQCIYEFYGMKQSDNFEVLVKL; via the coding sequence ATGAAAAAGTTAACTTGGCTGTGGCTCGTGGGCTTTCAATGGATGATAGGTTGCAATAGCAATGATTTGGTCGATGCCATTCAAACCAAAACACCAGCTCAACAGGACTCAGCAGAGAGCCTTGTCGGTGATGATGATGATGAGTCGATAGCTTACCCGGTAAATATCAGCGGTGCCTACCTATACTGTCAGATCGAGCAAGAAGCTGACGAGGTCAGCAATGGCTTGGTGGGTTGTGCCCTTCAAGACATCGAAAGCAACAGAAAGATTAATTATGGGGAGAAAGAGTCTCTTTTTTCTTGGGATGTAAAGGTTAATGATAGCCGGATTTCGATCGAAACGACAAGGCAGGTGAGCAACGCTAGATGGCATGTTCGCCATACAGTTGTGGGTAACGACGTGAATGTTGTTAATAACTCTCTTCGATCGATGATATTTACAGTTCAGGTGCCAGGGCAGCAAGAGATCGAAACGAATGTTAATGAAGCCAATGATAACATTGAACTCGGTAGTATTATGTTTACCCCTCAGCCTTTCCTACATTGGCAAGAGAATTCAGGAGCACCAATGCCAACAAACGCCTTAACGGCAGGAACTGAGCAAGGGCGACAAGTAGAGCTTGCTATATGCCGGTCTTATCACAGTGACGGAATTTTCCCGGGGAAGCTGCGCACTCACTATGTGGACAATAATTATTCAGTTTGCTTTACAGCAGTCAATGGGGTGAGCCACCAGTCTATCGACGATAGTTTACAGGTCGCCCATAAGCATGAAGTATTGGTTGTTGATGCCGGTGACAACTTTCAGTGGGTCGCGGTGAACAACGGTGTCATCCCAGAACAAGCGGTTGTTACCGGTCGCCTTGCTGATGGTGCGGCATTGTACAGTTGCAGGGACTTAGAAGGTGGGCAGCCATCAGATCCTACGCGCCCGGCAAACGATCCTAATGGTGAGTATACACCAGGCTATGTTTCAGTAGACGGTGGACAGTGTATCTATGAATTTTATGGAATGAAGCAGTCTGATAATTTTGAAGTGCTAGTGAAGCTGTAG